Within Calonectris borealis chromosome Z, bCalBor7.hap1.2, whole genome shotgun sequence, the genomic segment GTGACGTATCTCAATTTGTTTCCGTTGAGGTTTCCTTCACACCCATGGCTAAGCTGCTAAGCAGCAGTCATCAATCCAGTGAAGGGATGACGAGAAAACAATACcgtgttctcttcttttttttggccCCTTTAAGAAAGTGAATAATATGTCTTTGAATAGttagaaataccatttttttccctgatggaAAACCTCTAGGAGAAAAGATGAATATGATGATTGATTGCTTCAAGCATTTTTATACTACCTGTCGCTGGCCAATGGAGGGGATACATTCTCTGCTGAGGAGTTACTGGATAAGCTTCTATAGACTATGCTCTACAAATGACTTTATGAGTACAATAGTCCCTCTTGACCTCCTAAAATGCATTGGGAAACTCATCGTTCACCTCCACTGAGAGGACCACTTACCATTTCCATTACCTAGTTCAGAGGAATCTTTGGAGAACTAATTATTTTACTAAACGAAGAGAACTTTGACTCCCCACCCCAAacgcactcacacacacacacacacacaaaggagtTAAAAGCAGGTGACCACCTACCACCGAACATTACAGCAGGTTTTTGAGAAAGATGGTCCTACTATACCTGATACACCTCCCTCCATGCCCTCATATTCTAGGTAATACAGGGAGACAGACAGGACAGAGCTTTTAGGACACAGAAGATGGGAGAATCTGGCAACTTACATCTGCTTTTGTCATGCTTTAGGAACTTTCACATTTGCTGTAATTATTTGCATAGGGAGGTCGCTGGATTTCAAAGCACTGTGTGTTAAGTAAGTACAAACTTTAAGGACAAACTTAAATCATACTGACAGAAGTCAAGAAGTTTGACTCATTATCTTTCGTCCCCTTGCATACAACTCATCTTAGTTACTCTTCGTCTCTGCTGCTTTCAACTTCGAAAGTACAGCTTCAACTCCCTTCTAAACTGAAAACATACTCCTTGTATAAGATCACAAAGGCCTGCCAAAAagtctgttgctttttttcatgACCTTTTCTGCAACTGCACGTAATTGTTGATTACTGCACTAAAATACTGTGGGGATGGTGGCTGAGAAGCAAGAAAAGATTaggtaggaaagagaaaaacatcaaTTAACAATGCGTACTACATTTCAGGAATGTTCTTGCACCTGGTTCTCATCTGTCCTCAGCTGAGAAACAAAAGACagctttatcattattattgttatcattgttactGTTGATGCTAttatttattactgcttttgCCAAAAAGAAGCCTCACTTCATCAGGGAATGATCAAGCAACCACActcccccagcctgggcagggtTAGCTTCGCTTTCCCCTTCTTCAGTCATCGTTAGCTCTCAACAATGTCACGTCCCATTTGTGCCAAGCAAGCCTCACGAGCCGCTGTCGCAAGGGAACAGCTTGAAGAAGCTGGGCTTAAAATCAAACTGTTTACTTTGCACTGCCTCAGCATCACtggtctttcttttcagaaagcaaattctgAGTGGCATCGTCCTCGCGCCAAAACCGCACCCGGAAACTGCTTGGTGCAGGCTCAGAGCAGGTGGCTGGAAGATGTCACCATCTTCCCTGGAGAATGCTCAGTCATAAAGATTCTGCTGCTCAGTCACTGACAGCCTGAGAACACTCAACAGCAGCACTTCTCAAACTGGGACCAGCttcctgggagaggctggggtcCTGCTAGAAGCACCAAGCAATAAGCCAGAGGCAATCAAACACAGCTGGCCTAGGCTTGCTCTGGTTAAGGCTTGACAAGACTACAGGTCTTGTGCTAAATACCGTGTCATGTATCTCTTTTTTGCTGATCCTAAGGAAGAGTGAAGATATCCTTAGGCTTAGACACAAAACGTGCATGCCTAACTTAATCCAGCGTAAAGCAGTTTTGGTAGTCTTCAACGAGAACTGCTCACCCCCGCTCTGCACGGGCCCCTGACCCGCTTCCCAGCAGTCAGTTTTATCCTGTATCCTCTCATCTGTGAATAAGAGCAAAATAAgatgccccctctcccccttatttTTAATACCGTATCTCCTTCAGCCAGTTCTGCCACAGTTTACAGGAACAAGGAAGACGCACAGGAAGGACCTGTTGTCCTGAACCCAAGCTTAGCGTGTAAGCACCTGTGTCACCAACTGCTACAAAAAGATGATTCTCATTACTTTTGTAAAATGTTATTGTTTGTAACCCACTTTTAATTCCAACACAAACcataatttttactttcttctcccAAATTAAAATAGGGGAGGAGAAAGATCATTAACTGTGTAAAGATAGTGatcttggcttttttcctttttctttttttttcttttcctgaggaCAAAAAAATAACCTGGCAAACTTCATGCAGCCACTAAAGCACATGTAATTAGCAAAAACTGAATTTTGATTGATAAGGGAGAACCAACTGTCCAGTTCACTGTGGAGTCTGGAACGCAGGCAAGAGGAGGCCAAAAGGTCTCTCACAAACGGCTAAACATGCCAGACACTGAGCAAGAACAATTCCTTCTTGCGGGCTTGACATGGAAACTAGGTTTCTAAGGCTCCTCGGTTTGTTACCCCGCtctcaaaagcaagaaaaaaaaatattcctgaccTATATTTAATATGCTGAATCCTGACGCCTGTCTCGCGTTCCACAGAAACTGTTACTTACCTCTCTTCCACCCCCTACCAAGCTGGCTGGTACACTAGGAATTCTCTGCACACTGTTCCCCAGACCTTCACTCACGTTTACAGTGAAGCAAACCCATCGATCCCGTTCTTCtcgcttgttttggtttggttcaaAATAAGGGTTTTGTTAGTCCTGCCCTTTCCCTGAGCTCCTGCCCTCGTCTTGCCAAGCCCAAAACCCTCAGCTTGCTTTGGCTTCGGCAGAGCTGCAAAGGCTTTGCGATGCCTATATAAACACAAACACGACTTGCTCGTTGAAGCTAAGCTTTCGGGGACGTGCCTCAGGTACTCACCTCCACCAATGGCCTGGGTTTGCGCTCCACTGCAAACCTGAAGTGGCAGAGTTCACAGTAGCTGGTGTTTGAAGACGACAGCCAGTGCTCCAGGCAGCTGCGGTGAATAGTCCCCAGGGTCCCCGTACATTCGCAGGGGGAAAGCAGGTCTTCCTGACTGCTGCCCTCGTGGCAGATCCTGCACATTGGCCGGTCGTTgaaggggctgctggaggaggagaggaaattgCTGGTCAGTACACCGGGCTCtgacctctctttctctcttacaCAGGGCTCTCTCCCGTTCTCTCTGTATGTCACGAATTAACAACGTGGGAAACAGTTGCAGCTTGCGTACTTTGCTCTGTAGTTAGTACTCCAAGCTGCTGGGCTAATGGCTGCTTTGGTATTCTTGTTTAAAATATCTCTTCTGGGAGGCGGGGGGAAGTGGAGAGTGAAAAACACGTCAGAGTGGCAGATGAGAGACAGACGACCAAGTGCTTCTGTACCTTTGTGCCTGCCACCTCTTCACGGTGCAGCGGAGCAGCCACTTCGAGAAATCTCTGAATGCATCAGGGAAGCTTTAAACCTGCCTCAGCTGGGCACCTCTTACGCTAGTGATGATCTGTGCGATCACTCCTGACCTACAGGGTAGCATCTCCTATGCTAGTGATGATTCCCTGACCTATAGGGCAATCTGTTTTCAGAGATCAACAACAAAGGGCTACTGGACCTGAAACAACAGCACCTTGCCCTGTAGCGGTGTGAAGGCAGGGACACAACTTCAGGCAGGCGTGTGCAGGCTCCTGTCCCTGGGGAGGGTTTCCCTCTCTTTGGGACACCACCTCACGGGCAGCTCAAGGAGTGATATTAACAGCACTGAAAAGGGGGACTGTGCCAAACACATACCTCTCGCGCTGCTGCCTGTGGCTCTTTCTCCTGCATTGCCTCCCCCAAAGCACCCACCTTCCTGGTGGCGGGGTGCTAACGTGCAAAGGGGGACGAGTGCTCCTCCTGCCTGTGAAAACCTAAAGACTCTGATTTTAACTGTTGAGATCCTCTGTTTTACAGAGGAATCTTTcgggaaggaggaaggcagtcGCGTGGCTTCCCGGGGCGCTCGGGCTTGGCGCAGCGGGAGGAAAGCAGGAGCAGGCTGCGAGCACCAGTGCTGCTGAACCATAGATTCACTTCACTGCAGCTTCAACTCAGCCCCCCTGGCTGCCAAGGCTGAGAAGGTCGATCTCGTGCCTGAGGTCTTGGAAAGAAAAACTCTCCCTGCTACATACACCACCTCAGGTGATCTCCtcagaaaagcaggttttgtcACTGTTGCTGACAAAACCGTGTTAGCAGATAGCGTATGGTGGCACACAGCTGTTCCCTCTGTCCCTCTTCTGGCTCTTTGCAGGCTGCCCCAGGTGGACCTCACTCAAGTGCAACTGCAGGGACATGTAAAGAAGCCAGCCTGCTCCTTTCCGTCTGCCTGGTAAAACAGTATGAAGTTGTGCTCGACGCTCTGCACACACATCTGAGCTGGGCAAATGCACAGTGTTTAAAAAAGTTGCTCCACGTAAAGGGGAAAAGGCGCTTTCGGGCTGTCACGTCACACATGCAGCAGCAGTTAATAATTTCACTCTTCACACGAGTGCAGAGGATTGGATTATGTTTGCTGTCTTGTGAAAATCCAGGGCTACTTCAAGACCCGTGCAGTCTTGCCAGCTTCACACCAGTGAAGTGGAACTTAATTTTGACCCAAGTATCAAGTCTGGATATGGCCAAACCCTTAAGCATCCTCTTTCTTGCTTCCTATGAAAACAAAGCCAACCCAAAGCAGGCTAGTGCTTCGCACGGTATAgtttaaatgtgtatttcacCACTAATCTGCCATTCTAAACCGACAGCAGAAAGAGCCGCTCTCAATCACGTGGACGATGACTGAAGCAGCAACACTTGTGTGTGCACCTCTGCTAGAAATAGCTTGCCTGGCCGCTCAGCGCGCTGGCTTGGGGAACGTGAAGGAAACGTGCCGCAGAAGCGCTGGCGGCAGCACGCAGGCTAAACACAGCACCCCGTGCCAGCCAGCGCCCGCCAAAGCCTCCCACTACGTATCAGGGCAAGTTATCGCAGCTAGCGCgctggagcagcagcatccccagacAGCTTGCTTCCCCCTTCTTCTCCGAGTATGATGGTGAGGGCTTAATTACGTATGTAGCGTAGTCATTATAAAGTTAGGGCGAGGGCTTAATTACACCTGCACCGTGGCAAGCCTTCACGAAGCACGCCACCACATCTTCCCTTCAAGCGCCCGCGGGACTTGCGGGTGGCAACTGGGGAGGGGGCACTCGAGCCCACGCAGAGaaggggcccggcccggcgctccACCCCCCACGTACCTCTGCGTGGCGAGCGTCCGCACGACGGAGGAGAGCAGCTGCCCATCTTTGGCCAACACCTGCATGACATATTGCGGGTAGCTGCCGGctgggccgccgccgctgccaccgGGCAGGGTCTTGCCATCGGGCAGGGTCTTGCCATCAggtgccggcgggcgcgggcgctCCGGCGGGACTCCCGGCAGGTGACTGCAGCGGTTCGTCCTCATGGCAGTGGGCTGCGGGTCCCCATCTagggaggagggaggacagggccgtggggcgggggggaaggggcacAGCCCTCCCTGTCTGCGACTCCGCTGCACCGATCAATACCAGGCGTGAGAAAAAacatccccccccacccagccccccaaaacccactcagcagggagaggaagcTTACGACGTTATATGTCGCGGAAAAACAGTCTGTACGTCTCAGAAACAGCAAGCCGGGGCTCTGcgctgcttttttctctctgcagactCCTAAAGTCACGAGTGATAAATGGAAAGACGGAACCTTTTTGTCTCTCCCCCCTGGATGCTGCAAAGGAATATACAGTCTTGCCCTTGTGTGCTTTTAAACTTAAAGGCTGCCCCTGTCCACTGGCAGGGAAAGTTACGTATCGGAGGAGAAAGTGGCCGATCAGCTCCAAATCCCCTGTGAAAACACTCCACTGCTGCTAAGTGCCTTCCATCACCAACCCGTGGCAGAGCACGGACCCGGCAAATAATCCTGTACGGGGCTTTGGTCACACAGACCTGCTTAATAACAGCCTGCGTGCAGTAATAATTTATGCCACAGGGTGAAATCACAGCTTGCCTGtgtctttcttctcctctttgctCTTTCTCCCATCACTTAGAGAGTATTTTGTATGATGCTTTCAACCGTGGTAGCTGGAAAGCAAGGGTTATGCTGGCAACAAAGAGCCTGGGAACGTAAATTCCTGATACCTTCGTACGATGCTCCTTGCTGGTGTGCTTCGGTGACAGGAGGCTGTGCGGTTCAACAGCCGGAACACCAGGCTACGCGCCTGCAGGCTTGCTCTGCTCTCCAGGGTGGTCACAGGGGGTGGATCAATCCCTCTGCAAAAGCGGGGAAAGACTTCCGAGCATGCCTTGAGACACTTGGCTACAGGCCATGTAAATGCTGCGGGTTACTACTCTGACATTCACATGTTGAAAACAGGCACGTTTGTCTGCACTGCATTtaaccctcaaaaaaaaaccgCTTTGCATCGGACACCACTATTTGTGTAGCACCAGTACCGCAGCAGGAAAGAGagtctttaaaaattaaacattaatccACCCTTTTAAACAGAGGTATTTCTCTGGGGTTTAAAAGAAATCTTGTAATTTGTTCTCATTGGATTTGAGCAAATGGCAGCGCTAACTTTCTGAAGTCTCCTGCATGGATGTCTTTGGCAGGAAGACTCTGTAGCCTGTGAGGatgtggtgggggtgctggaccaCTTGTACCATGCAAGTTTTCACACAGGGACTTGTATTCTTAGAAAGGCATCTAAAATAGGAAAGCGCTTGGCAAAGTATTTGTTTCACAGGATTATTTCAGCTATTTTGAGACCACGCATACCCTAGGGAGCGAACTGGACACTCATGAGGCAGCTTACAGGGGATATAGTGTTCAGAGAATGGGGAAGGAAATCAGACTCTGGCCCTCAGttacaatgaaaatgaaacaagTGGCGGATTTCAAAACCATTAACACATAAAAAATGCAGACTTCTTAAGACAGTAAGAGCCATGGACTCTCCAAGGAGTCCATGGTATCAGTAACATTTTCGTTTTAAAATCCATGCTGAGACTGTTTAACAAGAATATTCAGCAGCTTCATTAAACTTAAAAAGCCTAGGCCGTACCATGCTTATGGATCCATGCTACagaattgtatcttttttttctggttgcttCACTGACCTCGTTAAGTACAACAGCGGGTTTATCGTTGCATATAAAATGACCAGCCAAGCCTTTACAAACACATCCATCAGCCACTTGATGAGTTCAGAGCATTTGCTGAAGCTGAAGCATCTGATGATGCAACTAAATGCAAAGCTTTAAAGCACACCAGAAATAATGTAGCTGTATCCCAGCAGTGAGGTTACTTCAAATTTCTGCCTACAGTACTGCATTGATATCCCACTTTGGCACAGTAAATACATGTAACCCTTTTCTACCTaactcttttctttaaagaaagttgGAAGTTACAACATATTTTCCTGATTTCAGAAGAATCATTTTTACAAAAATCCGGGCATGTGCATGAAAGTAATACAATTAGAGAATTAAATAATATGTGCTTTAATACTGAACCCTGTGGTAAATAATGAAGATTAACTGTCCTGAGAAGCACAGAGTTCCTAAGCAAATCTGAAGTCAAAGCTGATATTAAGGAATTGTAAATCTTAATATCCACAAAACCCCAAAGTCAGTATTTACCCATATGGATGTATTATGTTCTGTCAGACTGTTTTTAACCTGAAAGAGGTAGAAATCTGTCACAAATATcttaacagaagaggaaaaatgaagaacaaaggcAGGAAGATGTTTTTAGATGGTATTTAGGAAGAGATGAATATTAAATGGCAGAGGCCAGAATAGCAACATGTATTTCAGACACCAGAAGAAgattttcctcatgtccaatcgaaacctcccttggcgcaacttgaggccatttcctctcgtcctatcgctagttacttggcagaagagaccaacacccacctcactacaacctcctttcaggtagctgtagagcgcgatgaggtctcccctcagcctcctcttctccaggctaaacaaccccagttccctcagccgctcctcataagacttgtgctccaggcccttcaccagcttcgttgccctcctctggacacgctccagcacctccatgtccttcttgtagtgaggggcccaaaactgaacacagtattcgaggtgtggcctcaccagtgccgagtacaggggcacgatcacctccctattcctgctggccacactagttctgatacaggccaggatgccgttggccttcttggtcacctgggcacactgccggctcatgttcagccggctgtcaaccagcacccccaggtccttttcctctgggcagctttccagccactcttccccaaggctgtagcgttgcctggggttgttgtgacccaagtgcaggacccggtgcttggccttgttgaacctcatacagttggcctcggcccatcgatccagcctgtccaggtccctctgcagagccttcctaccctccagcagatcaacactcccgcccagcttgctgtcgtctgcaaacttactgagggagcactcgatcccctcgtccagatcgttgataaagatattgaacaggaccggccccaaaactgagccctggggaacacagctcgtgaccggccaccaactccCTTTAACTCAACTCTCtgggatttaactcccttcaccaccactctctgggctcggccatccagccatttttttacccagcgaagagtgcacctgtctaagccttgagccgccagcttctctaggagaatgctgtgggagacagtgtcaaaggctttactgaagtccaggtagaccacacccacagcctttccctcatccactaggcgggtcacctggtcatagaaggagatcaggttggtcaagcaggacctgcgttccatgaacccgtgctggctgggcctgatcccctggttgtcccccgggtggctcgtgagcaccctcaagacgaaccgctccataatcttctccgCCACTGAAGCCAGGCTGAGCGGCCTGTAGTTGCCCGGAtactccttctggcccttcttgtagatgggcgtcacattggcaagcctccagtcgtccggacctccccagttaaccaggactgctggtaaatgatggagagtggcttggcaagctcctccaccagctccctcagcaccctcgggtggatcccatccggccccatagacttgtgaacatccagctggcgtagcaggttgttaactgcttcctcgtggattatggggggtttatcctgcttgccgtccccatcttccagctcagggggctgagtaccctgacgataactgctctgactattaaagactgaggcaaagaaggcattaagtacctcagccttttcctcatcctcggtggcaatgctCCCCCCcgtatccaataaaggatggagattctccttggctctccttttgtcattaatatactggtaaaaacattttttgctgtctctcacgacagtggccaggttgagttctagctgggcttttgcctttctaattttctccctgcatgacctaacgagatccctgtactcttcctgagttgcctgccccttcttccacaagtgataaattctcctttttttcctaagtcccagccagagctccccgttcagccaggccggtcgtcttccccgcccgttcttcttgcagcacatggggacagcccgctcctgcgcctttaagacttccttcttgaagaacgtcccgccttcctggacccctttgcccttcaggactgtctcccaagggaccctctcgaccagtgtcctgagcaggccaaaggccaccctccagaagtccatggtagcggttttgctgggcCCCTTCCTTACTCCAGCAAGTAACGAGAATTCTAttatttcatggtcgctaagcccaagccagcctccgaccaccacatctcccaccagtccttctctgtttgtgaacaggtaggctcgcttaccagctgcgtcaggaagttatctccCACACaatccaggaacctccttgactgtttcctctctgccgtgtggtatttccagcagacgtccggaaagttgaagtcccccacgagaacaagggctagcgattgtgagacttctgcaagtctctggtagaatatttcgtctgcctcctcgtcctggctagatggtctataacagacccccagcaggatacctgccttgttggccttccccctcatccttacccacaagcactcaaccacatcatcactaccattgagctctagacagtcgaagcattccctaacatacagggctaccccaccgcctctcctgcctcgcctgtcccttctgaagagcttatagccatccattgcagcactccaatcgtgagactcatcccaccatgtttctgtgatggcgactaagtcgtAGCTATCCCGCATTATCTGATTACCTTGcctctctctgccctctccccgctgcttcattttttaaaacattccaaaGTCCAGACTGCTGTCTAAGGCTTCAGTAGTTATTAAGAGGTATctggaagtatttttcttcttgacaTTTTATGcatgaatgcaaatattttggaaaagtggCTTAGCACTACAAACAAATGCCACCAAACACTTGCAATATTTCTTTCAGAGGCAAGCTACTTCTGGGCTTAGTCAACTGCTGATTATTGCTAACAGTACGTCCCCACTGAGCTcaacaaacatttctttatatGCTGCGAGGTATTTATAGCATATCATCTTTCCCATGCTTACATTTCCTTTTAAGAGACTTACAAGTTTTGTATCAAGAAAAAACAGAGATTCAACAAATGCCAGTGAGCAAGGCACTGCTCCTCTTACTGAATTACACTCAAGTACGAGATGTTAAAAACTAGCATTACTGCTCtgaaaaggaatttaaagaaGAAACCATCTGCATTTACAATAAGTACCTACAACTGGAATCCTTGTGGCACTCTTTCCTACTGTGCGTGATCTGACCTCATTTCTTAACCCCATAAAGCATTATCATGCTGATGAGTTAAATTATCATAGTAGACTTTTTTAAGcagtgctgcttttctgctgaagcTGTGAGTGTCTTAGGTTTGCATGAGACAAAAAAATCTTACACTTCAAGCACTGCGTTGCAAAAGTTGAACAAATATCCATGTGTTGTGTGGCTCATGAGATTGTCTGTGAATTgcttacttttcctttcttccagaaTCTTTGCTAAGATTAGCACATACAGCATCTCTCATAGGCATGCAGTTTCAAACTTGGAAATCCATTCACCTTCTTATTCCGTATTCCCATGAGTCACCCTACTAGTTTCAAGAAATGCAACTCAAGTATGTATCAATCAGCTTCAAGACTTAAAACCATGCATGAAAAACCACTGCCTTCCTATCTGAAGACATTTTCCCAAGAAAtactgcattattaaaaaaacacagccattattaaaaaaaacagctttcggagatgtatttttgttttctatttatgtACTTTCACGTGCCAGAAGAATATTTCTCTTTCCACTCTACCCACAGCCCAGCGTTCAAGATTAAAATTACAATCCAGTATcaagcagaaaaagcaaactaGTTGTCCTGAAGGCCAGGAGTGAAACCTAGCCACATACGGACACTGTGTGACTTGATAGGGCCGTGTCTCCTACATGGGCCCACGACTGCCTCACTCTGCCCAACAGATTCTGCAGGTACAAACCAATCTCCTTTGCACAGATTACTCTAGCAGTTTGGCCCCCAGCGACTTGTGTTCATGGACAGATTTTTACTCCAGGACAGGTCAGCAGATTTGGAGCACAGATACAATTCCGCATTGTACTGCAATCTGGAAGAACGGTGCACCTCGTGGAGAAACGtcttctgcctttatttctccTATCAATCCCAGTTCATTACTCAGAATGCAAATTGTTGCATTCTAAGTAATGAACAAATGACCGGCTTCAAAAGTCGTCTGTAATATAGTTATCAGAGGCTGTGTGAAAAAGGTGTTCTTCACTGGCTTCAAACCTATCAAACAAGTACTACAGTGTATACCATGCTTTGTTTTTGGAAATGGAGAACAGGAACTCATCTTTCCCTCACTGAGGTTTAGACAATATTTTTATGCCATCCTGCCTCTTAAGTCAGCCATTTTGTTTAGTAGTTTCTCAATATAGAACATGTCCATCTTCCACTTATCCTGACTTTGCATGATCCCTATAGAGATAAACCACTATGCACAAAAGACCTCTGCTTTAATTAAACTACTATTAGGGGTTTACTTACAGAAGGACAGAAGTCAGGACTGGTTGGCAAACCTCTGTGAGAAGCTAAAAACTTAGGCGGTTAAGCTAGCTGGGACTAAGCCCCATCCCGCTGCAGCTACGTTAAGATGCTCCAGAGACTAAAACAGGTATTGCAGTGACTGGATGGCTTGCTGCTTTGTCTCTCAGATGCACCTTcccactgaaaaatgcaaaagaaggaCCAAAATTCTCAACTCCAGAGTACTGTGAAACTTCCTAATTTTTTACCTATTAAGAACCGATACAGTGTACTGTGAAGATGGCAAGGTCAGAACCTTTCTAAAAGAGCAGAAGCCCCTGGGCCACCTGAAACTCTTATTTTAGTAACTCTGACACTCGCGAAGGGGTTTTCCCTACATCATTTCCAAGGCATTCATAGCTGgaattgttttaaatgtttcttgaCTCTTCCCTCCACGCTCCACCACACAGAGCTGCATGGATCCCCTCCTGGTTTCAATCCCACTGAGGCTACTGAGTAAAGAAACTAATGGAGCAGCCGCCTCTTCCAGTTGTAGCCCTAGTGCTGTCCGCCAACACGGGGGTTAGATCCGTACTTCTTTCAGTATGTTTCTCAGAAATCAGCTGGCAACTGTCAGCTGATAATGACAGCTGAGGAACCCTGTGCCATGGGAGATGCCTGAAGGGCAGGCACGGCCTGGGCTCCCAACCTGCCGCTCCTGTCGCCTGTGGCATGCACCTGGCCATGCCCTGTCCCTTCTGCGTTTGCCTCCCCAAGACCCCAGCTCATCAGCCACCCTTACTTTTTTCTCCGGACTCGGTTCCTGTCCTGTTGCATGATCCTGTGTGTGCACCAGGGTTGTTCTTTGAAGTAAGACTTCACAGCAGCTAAGCCCAGAACTCATAAGGGGAAATGCCAGCTCTCCTACAGCCTTAGCAGACCT encodes:
- the MARCHF3 gene encoding E3 ubiquitin-protein ligase MARCHF3 gives rise to the protein MRTNRCSHLPGVPPERPRPPAPDGKTLPDGKTLPGGSGGGPAGSYPQYVMQVLAKDGQLLSSVVRTLATQSSPFNDRPMCRICHEGSSQEDLLSPCECTGTLGTIHRSCLEHWLSSSNTSYCELCHFRFAVERKPRPLVEWLRNPGPQHEKRTLFGDMVCFLFITPLATISGWLCLRGAVDHLHFSSRLEAAGLIALTVALFTIYLFWTLVSFRYHCRLYNEWRRTNQRVILLIPKSANVPSSQQSLLALQSLRSNSKETIV